A genomic region of Bombus pyrosoma isolate SC7728 linkage group LG6, ASM1482585v1, whole genome shotgun sequence contains the following coding sequences:
- the LOC122568821 gene encoding potassium voltage-gated channel subfamily KQT member 1-like, whose amino-acid sequence MKDRPHRPYRDHHGQAMPLEEVQGLLLPPSRTGNRGPLNVTIVQVGKGNGGGGDGGSDLLRLEPPSDLRPAPSPLSDTSATLQSDNNDTFSGGVDPRLLLGASTGGERNTWEGRYHVKEHRRAGKATFQGQVYNFLERPTGWKCFLYHFSVTRYFKQLRLDAVLRGDMSKAD is encoded by the exons ATGAAGGATCGACCTCATCGACCTTACCGAGACCATCACGGACAGGCGATGCCTCTAGAGGAGGTTCAGGGATTGCTGCTTCCACCCTCCAGAACAG GTAACCGGGGACCTCTGAACGTGACGATTGTACAGGTCGGAAAAGGAAACGGGGGCGGTGGAGATGGCGGAAGTGATTTACTGAGATTGGAACCACCGTCGGATTTAAGGCCAGCACCGTCGCCCTTATCCGACACGAGTGCTACGCTGCAGTCCGACAACAATGATACTTTTAGCGGAG GTGTTGATCCACGATTACTGTTGGGTGCAAGTACCGGCGGCGAACGTAACACGTGGGAGGGTCGTTATCACGTAAAGGAACATCGGCGTGCTGGAAAGGCGACCTTTCAGGGCCAAGTTTACAACTTCCTGGAGCGTCCCACTGGCTGGAAGTGCTTCCTATACCACTTCTCTGT gaCACGTTATTTCAAGCAACTTCGTTTGGATGCTGTCTTGCGTGGTGATATGTCAAAGGCGGATTAA
- the LOC122568430 gene encoding uncharacterized protein LOC122568430, producing the protein MGRGKKLNESEKKQILELKQQRLSVTKISKVIRRRRVIHNFLKNVEDYGKKKSTGRPSSLPDRDKRAILRAASNSQLTTKQIMEKCSVSASVSSVRRVLLSCKNIKRLKLKKELSLTTKHKVERLRFAKE; encoded by the coding sequence atGGGACgcggaaaaaaattaaacgagtctgaaaaaaagcaaatactCGAACTAAAACAGCAACGGTTATcagtaacaaaaatatcgaaagtaataaGACGTCGTAGAGTAATacacaatttcttaaaaaatgttgaagattatggcaaaaagaaaagtactgGTCGGCCGTCATCGTTACCCGATCGTGATAAGCGAGCAATTTTGCGTGCAGCTTCCAACTCGCAGTTAACAACGAAGCAAATAATGGAGAAATGTAGTGTTAGTGCCAGTGTTTCAAGTGTTCGTCGAGTTCTACTATCCTGCAAAAATATCAAGAggctaaaattgaaaaaggaacTTTCTTTAACAACGAAACACAAAGTAGAACGTTTACGCTTTGCAAAAGAATGA